A region of Planktomarina temperata RCA23 DNA encodes the following proteins:
- the hisI gene encoding phosphoribosyl-AMP cyclohydrolase, whose amino-acid sequence MFDPQTLKYDANGLLPVIAQCAETHEVLMLAWMNAEAVTETLRSRSVTYWSRSRQSFWVKGATSGHRQTLVDLRYDCDQDCLLAIVMQEGPACHTNRRSCFYTSVIMGDTRELSQPIV is encoded by the coding sequence ATGTTCGACCCGCAAACGTTAAAATATGATGCCAACGGACTGTTGCCGGTGATTGCTCAATGCGCTGAGACGCATGAAGTTTTAATGTTGGCTTGGATGAATGCGGAAGCGGTGACCGAAACCTTGCGCAGCCGCAGCGTGACCTATTGGTCCCGGTCACGGCAGAGTTTTTGGGTGAAAGGGGCAACCAGCGGACACCGGCAGACATTGGTCGATCTGCGGTACGATTGCGATCAAGATTGCCTTTTGGCGATCGTGATGCAGGAAGGACCGGCCTGCCACACCAATCGCCGCAGCTGCTTTTATACGTCGGTTATCATGGGTGATACGCGTGAATTAAGTCAGCCAATTGTCTGA
- a CDS encoding Hint domain-containing protein: MPDHTLHAIDGTAPNVLGGGFTWGNTGSFTYDEANTQIETLVFTDSDAQLTITDTSLELLKSLNGIIHNSNARVGGSWTVTGSDGTSFKVWRMLASSQVEGYLLFTQDLTDGVTYSLSNFSLGDPMPYAQIAQQTTPCFTAGTWIDTPAGARRVETLCVGDLVRTRHHGPQTIRWIGRRSVKLAPYFPKDRFRPIEISIGALGQGLPREPLRLSRQHRVLVSSPINQRMFGTQDSLIAAVKLTDLPGIHIDTDCTEVTYIHLLFDQHEVIFANGAPCESLHTGPEALKSISSAARAELFAIFPELMTAPSQHRLAALCPENRQQRQLIARHKKNKKPLLCL, translated from the coding sequence ATGCCTGATCATACTCTGCACGCAATCGATGGCACTGCACCCAATGTTTTGGGGGGTGGATTCACTTGGGGAAACACAGGATCGTTCACCTATGACGAGGCCAATACGCAAATCGAAACCCTCGTGTTTACCGATAGTGATGCACAGCTGACAATTACGGATACCAGCTTAGAGCTGCTAAAATCGCTGAATGGTATCATCCACAATAGCAACGCAAGAGTAGGTGGGTCTTGGACGGTCACTGGCTCGGACGGAACGAGCTTCAAGGTTTGGCGCATGCTCGCGTCGTCTCAAGTGGAGGGCTACTTGCTTTTCACGCAAGATCTAACGGATGGGGTGACCTACAGCCTTTCGAACTTCTCTTTGGGCGATCCTATGCCCTATGCGCAGATCGCGCAGCAAACTACGCCCTGTTTTACTGCGGGAACTTGGATTGACACCCCGGCCGGTGCAAGGCGCGTAGAAACGCTCTGTGTGGGCGATCTTGTGCGCACCCGGCACCACGGTCCACAAACCATCCGTTGGATCGGGAGAAGATCGGTAAAACTCGCACCCTATTTCCCCAAAGACAGATTTAGACCCATCGAAATTTCCATCGGTGCCTTAGGCCAGGGTCTGCCTCGTGAGCCCCTACGCCTTTCCCGCCAACATCGGGTTTTGGTGTCATCGCCCATCAATCAGCGCATGTTTGGCACGCAGGACAGCTTGATTGCCGCGGTAAAGCTCACAGATTTGCCGGGAATTCATATCGACACAGATTGCACCGAAGTGACATATATCCACCTCTTATTTGATCAACATGAGGTGATATTTGCCAATGGTGCGCCCTGCGAGAGCCTGCATACCGGCCCGGAGGCCCTGAAATCCATCTCCTCAGCCGCCCGCGCCGAGCTGTTTGCTATATTTCCAGAACTGATGACCGCACCAAGCCAGCACCGCTTGGCCGCGCTTTGCCCCGAAAATCGCCAGCAGCGGCAGCTGATCGCGCGTCACAAGAAGAACAAAAAACCTCTGCTCTGCCTTTAA
- a CDS encoding iron-sulfur cluster assembly scaffold protein produces the protein MTEQIELIKLYSTRILALAAQMPHVGSLDNPDASAMKRSPLCGSKVTVDVIMQNGKITEFAQNVKACALGQAAASVAAQNIIGRSAEEVVRARDELAAMLKSGGPPPGPPFDGFEVLAPASEYKNRHASILLSLDATAEACASIAAQNSA, from the coding sequence ATGACTGAACAAATTGAGTTGATCAAACTTTATTCCACACGCATTCTCGCCCTCGCAGCGCAGATGCCGCATGTGGGCAGTCTGGACAATCCAGACGCCAGCGCCATGAAACGCTCGCCGCTTTGTGGATCGAAGGTGACGGTTGATGTCATTATGCAAAATGGCAAAATTACTGAATTTGCGCAAAATGTGAAAGCCTGCGCCCTTGGCCAAGCGGCGGCAAGTGTAGCGGCGCAAAACATCATTGGCCGCTCCGCTGAAGAGGTGGTGCGCGCGCGCGATGAGCTGGCTGCGATGCTTAAATCCGGAGGGCCACCGCCCGGCCCACCGTTTGACGGTTTTGAGGTGCTCGCGCCCGCTTCTGAGTATAAGAACCGACACGCAAGCATTCTTTTATCGCTCGACGCCACAGCCGAGGCTTGCGCCAGCATCGCTGCACAAAATTCAGCATAA
- the gluQRS gene encoding tRNA glutamyl-Q(34) synthetase GluQRS has product MIRTRFAPSPTGPLHLGHAYSAITAHDFARRQGGMFLLRIEDLDQSRARPEWEAQIFDDLAWLGLTWDGPVLRQATRSAAYEAALTALLGRGLIYGCKCSRRDIAQAASAPQEGTPPNWGPDGLVYPGTCRPHIAGHLLAGQARRLDMAAALAGCSKIAFQELSDDLITPIDHINNVDHFIDNIGDAVLARSDGAAAYHLAVVVDDAAQDITHVVRGADLLSATPIHALLQHLLGYAKPIYHHHALIRDSNGKRLAKRDDAKAIAKFRSEGASPDDIRAMVGLPTRSNS; this is encoded by the coding sequence GTGATCCGCACACGCTTTGCCCCCTCTCCCACGGGCCCGCTGCATCTTGGACATGCCTATTCCGCCATCACGGCTCATGATTTCGCCCGCCGCCAGGGCGGCATGTTTTTGCTTAGGATTGAAGATCTTGATCAAAGCCGCGCGCGGCCTGAATGGGAGGCGCAGATCTTTGATGACTTGGCCTGGCTCGGCCTGACCTGGGACGGGCCTGTATTGCGCCAAGCCACACGCAGCGCGGCCTATGAGGCGGCTCTCACAGCACTTTTAGGGCGCGGGCTGATCTATGGATGTAAATGCAGCCGCCGCGATATTGCACAGGCTGCGTCAGCACCCCAAGAAGGTACACCGCCCAATTGGGGACCCGATGGGCTGGTCTATCCTGGGACCTGTCGTCCACATATAGCCGGCCATCTCCTTGCTGGGCAGGCGCGGCGGCTGGATATGGCGGCTGCGCTGGCGGGCTGCTCTAAGATCGCGTTTCAAGAGCTTTCAGATGACCTCATAACACCAATTGATCACATTAATAATGTCGATCATTTTATTGATAATATTGGAGATGCTGTATTGGCCCGCAGTGATGGTGCCGCAGCATATCATCTTGCGGTCGTGGTGGATGATGCGGCGCAAGACATCACCCATGTGGTGCGGGGTGCCGATCTGCTGAGCGCCACACCCATTCATGCCTTATTGCAACACCTCCTGGGCTACGCAAAGCCGATCTACCATCACCACGCCCTCATTCGAGATTCCAACGGTAAGCGCCTCGCCAAGCGAGATGACGCCAAAGCCATTGCAAAATTCCGAAGCGAAGGGGCGAGTCCTGACGATATCCGCGCGATGGTCGGGCTGCCGACACGCTCCAATTCATGA
- a CDS encoding methyltransferase domain-containing protein, which yields MTQDRNLPTKFPLWVPRPVEETLEIYADWASHYDEDLAEAGYDTPRRIAAALKPYVQLNDRILDFGCGTGLSGLALQNAGFTNIDGLDISAPMLEKARARALYTNLWQGRPGEITGVTEGQYSVIIAAGVVSLGAAPPETLSLIIDHLKPGGVIGLSFNDPTVAHGSYDAVLTTEINQGRVELMYRENGLHLREPPMGSDVLILRRL from the coding sequence TTACCCACTAAATTCCCTCTCTGGGTGCCACGCCCGGTAGAAGAAACTTTGGAAATCTATGCCGATTGGGCCTCTCATTATGATGAAGATTTGGCCGAAGCCGGCTATGACACCCCGCGCCGCATTGCCGCGGCTTTAAAACCCTATGTGCAGCTGAATGACCGTATTTTGGATTTCGGCTGCGGCACCGGTCTGTCTGGCCTCGCGCTGCAAAATGCCGGATTTACAAATATTGATGGATTGGACATCTCAGCGCCCATGCTTGAAAAAGCCAGGGCGCGAGCGCTCTACACCAACCTTTGGCAAGGGCGCCCTGGTGAGATCACCGGTGTGACGGAAGGGCAATATTCGGTGATCATCGCTGCGGGCGTTGTTTCCCTCGGCGCCGCGCCGCCCGAAACTTTGAGCCTGATCATTGATCACCTAAAGCCCGGCGGGGTCATCGGCCTGTCCTTTAATGACCCCACTGTCGCCCATGGCAGCTATGATGCTGTTTTGACGACTGAGATTAACCAAGGTCGCGTCGAGCTGATGTATCGAGAAAATGGCTTGCACCTGCGAGAGCCCCCAATGGGCTCGGATGTTCTGATCTTGAGGCGCCTGTGA
- the recG gene encoding ATP-dependent DNA helicase RecG, producing the protein MSTRPEILFPLFAELSTLAGVGEKSAKAFSGLKITKPRDVIFTLPHSVVDRRVVQSVQGLAAPQTLSVLVRVVKHIPARVRGKPYRIIVEDAQSTIELIFFHARGDYLELILPLGEERLISGKLEVFDHRAQMVHPDYILTPEAQDELPQFEPVYPLTAGVSGKLMAKAVRSAMDKLPDLPEWIEPSVLRDNGWPDLTTAVREAHAPKGAADVAAHSPARARLAYDEFLAHQLTKAIARAQARVKTGRITAGTGQLQSKVLEQLPYAPTGAQRQAISEIGADMASPRRMNRLLQGDVGAGKTLVGFIALLQAVESGGQGVLMAPTEILARQHLEGLRPLADRAGVRVDMLTGRDKSSARRQKLEDLTSGAIDILVGTHAVFQEQVAFKDLRLSIIDEQHRFGVQQRLALGAKGTKVDVLVMSATPIPRSLELAQYGDMDVSTLYEKPPGRKPITTAAVPLSRLADVISKLKAAIASGRQAYWVCPLVEESETIDLTAAEERFKTLRAALGDGAVGLVHGQLPPSEKDAAMADFVAGKTKVLVATTVIEVGVDVPNATIMVIERAENFGLAQLHQLRGRVGRGEAASTCLLMYQAPLSKSAERRLGIMRDTEDGFRIAEEDLKMRGAGDVIGTAQSGLPRFKVANLEHQSALMATAHQDARMLLQSDPALTSSRGKAARILLWLMEQDQAVHLISVG; encoded by the coding sequence ATGAGCACGCGCCCCGAAATTCTTTTCCCGCTTTTTGCGGAGCTCAGCACATTGGCTGGTGTGGGCGAGAAAAGCGCCAAGGCCTTTTCTGGACTGAAAATCACCAAGCCACGCGATGTGATTTTTACCCTGCCTCATTCGGTGGTTGATCGGCGGGTGGTGCAAAGCGTGCAAGGTTTGGCGGCGCCTCAAACGCTGAGTGTGCTCGTGCGGGTGGTTAAACATATTCCGGCCCGGGTCCGTGGCAAGCCTTATCGGATCATCGTTGAGGATGCGCAAAGCACGATTGAGTTGATCTTTTTCCACGCGCGAGGGGACTATCTCGAGCTTATCTTGCCTCTGGGTGAGGAGCGATTGATTTCTGGCAAGCTCGAGGTGTTTGATCACCGCGCCCAAATGGTGCATCCCGATTATATTCTGACACCTGAGGCACAAGACGAGCTGCCCCAATTCGAGCCAGTCTATCCGCTCACCGCCGGGGTGTCGGGCAAACTCATGGCCAAAGCTGTGCGTTCGGCCATGGACAAGCTGCCGGATTTGCCCGAATGGATCGAGCCGTCTGTTCTGCGTGACAATGGCTGGCCCGATCTTACGACCGCCGTGCGCGAAGCTCATGCGCCCAAAGGCGCAGCGGATGTGGCCGCCCATAGCCCGGCACGGGCGCGCTTGGCCTATGACGAATTTTTGGCCCATCAGCTGACCAAGGCGATTGCGCGGGCGCAAGCGCGTGTTAAGACCGGGCGGATCACCGCCGGTACGGGTCAATTGCAGAGCAAGGTTTTGGAGCAACTGCCCTATGCCCCCACAGGAGCGCAGCGCCAAGCAATTTCTGAGATTGGGGCGGATATGGCCAGCCCCCGGCGCATGAACCGGCTGCTACAAGGTGACGTCGGGGCCGGGAAAACCTTGGTGGGATTCATCGCTTTGTTGCAGGCGGTGGAAAGCGGCGGGCAGGGGGTCTTGATGGCGCCGACAGAGATTTTGGCCCGCCAACACTTAGAAGGGTTACGTCCTTTGGCTGATCGTGCTGGGGTGCGGGTTGATATGCTCACCGGGCGGGACAAAAGCAGCGCACGTCGTCAAAAGCTCGAGGATTTGACCAGTGGCGCAATTGATATCCTTGTCGGCACGCATGCCGTGTTTCAAGAGCAGGTTGCCTTCAAAGATCTTCGCTTGTCGATCATTGATGAGCAGCACCGCTTTGGGGTGCAGCAACGCCTGGCATTGGGCGCGAAGGGAACTAAGGTAGATGTGCTCGTGATGAGTGCCACGCCAATCCCCCGATCTTTGGAGCTCGCGCAATATGGCGATATGGATGTCTCGACACTTTATGAAAAGCCGCCCGGGCGCAAACCCATCACCACGGCCGCGGTTCCGCTGTCGCGTTTGGCCGATGTGATTTCTAAATTAAAGGCCGCCATTGCTTCGGGCCGCCAAGCCTATTGGGTGTGCCCATTGGTCGAAGAGAGTGAAACCATTGATTTAACCGCCGCAGAAGAGCGGTTCAAAACCCTGCGCGCGGCCCTGGGTGATGGGGCTGTCGGCTTGGTGCACGGTCAATTGCCACCCTCAGAGAAGGATGCCGCAATGGCGGATTTCGTGGCGGGGAAGACAAAGGTATTGGTCGCCACCACGGTGATTGAGGTGGGGGTCGATGTGCCCAATGCGACGATCATGGTCATCGAGCGTGCGGAAAATTTTGGACTGGCACAGCTGCATCAATTGCGCGGACGCGTGGGGCGCGGTGAGGCCGCCTCGACCTGTTTGTTGATGTATCAAGCTCCGTTGAGCAAATCTGCCGAGCGGCGGCTGGGCATTATGCGAGATACCGAGGACGGGTTCCGTATTGCTGAGGAAGATCTGAAGATGCGCGGGGCTGGGGATGTGATTGGCACCGCACAATCGGGCCTGCCGCGATTTAAGGTCGCCAATTTGGAACACCAGAGCGCATTGATGGCCACAGCACATCAAGACGCGCGAATGCTGCTGCAAAGCGATCCGGCCCTTACGAGCAGTCGCGGCAAAGCGGCGCGTATCCTGCTTTGGCTGATGGAACAGGATCAGGCCGTTCATTTAATATCAGTAGGTTAA